A stretch of Aspergillus nidulans FGSC A4 chromosome VI DNA encodes these proteins:
- the nhp6 gene encoding high-mobility group nucleosome-binding protein hmbA (transcript_id=CADANIAT00010204), whose translation MPKANPTRKTKATRETGGRKKKDPNAPKRGLSAYMFFANDNRDKVREENPGISFGQVGKMLGEKWKSLSDKERKPYEDKAAADKKRYEDEKAAYKAGEAEEDEESS comes from the exons ATGCCTAAGGCCAATCCTACCCGCAAGACCAAGGCCACCCGCGAGACCGGCGGCCGTAAGAAGAAGG ACCCCAATGCCCCCAAGCGTGGTCTCTCTGCCTACATGTTCTTCGCCAACGACAACCGCGACAAGGTTCGCGAGGAAAACCCCGGTATCAGCTTCG GTCAGGTCGGAAAGATGCTCGGTGAGAAGTGGAAGAGCCTGAGCGACAAGGAGCGCAAGCCCTACGAggacaaggctgctgctgacaAGAAGCGGtacgaggatgagaaggccgCATACAAG GCCggtgaagccgaagaggatgaggagtcGTCCTAA
- the atg11 gene encoding autophagy protein ATG11 (transcript_id=CADANIAT00010202), producing the protein MSLHIYIAHTGEHLLADSVSFSTTEALRSWITQRTSIPSQRQILMTARGKNVKIQTLATENEIFLYDRRYVSEQDNADLPKLPSPQPLVLDKPPDTLSDRNDLQAWRNLYAARKTWAAELTERCEMADTSIRELNERTGIVNRAASVALENLKTHVAALENRFQEAQAWAKELSREQKSALEEWKRALANLENIPARKEFSFLGRPSTPKKDADRATGTLLDYVDAVEVQKAGPEASAASSRFAQQIQDIERAVGEITAGTQRLLDDVPNSRTDTADGLLQEIEPLSRKIQSDYEHVLGLSNNSKTLANISRLALNHTQDILPSMLEIAMEIRESLAAAVRQYDAATKSALGRTKLISAIQSRLADVQAHIANLTFQSDAFDLLYSVFHMPLVYGSVLIESVRRHEFNEKMKSDSLTLAEELSIFQDEEQRRRKKWVKNMEDFLSVTDTTTPGIEVNLRGHEFDWPIVTRKDIETYIEDLRSNPGTANAAQELAQAFKELDAPTRVQRRRAKAFKQGSIFDLSRSSLLLHSDEIVRSLRDEKLKLEEKLRGSESRIRKLEDLLHRHSHLGRPSSGNFSIDFPASPASPHPDPMSRRSSVSSRRLSSNQTSEEKNLVNRIVHLEADLAIERETVQRLQREADAERQSNTNKMQEAQSTKNDLIGNLEARQREFSDERRYLEGEVKRFKIRVEELEEELDRLTDSRDHEKQDADERMHQLELELQDAHARADAEMRKANNLLEQMQSHREAADRSKLRMDELEKQATERTQKDQEVRHALQAAFMNLSPGGSVPDEIVDIIKAIDVLSEGLTIHAKTAEDNAMKAAAENKTLIEQLEKMESNYENAKSASEQYQTQLTQAREEVEQEQSKVKAIESELNDERASLLELESKLAAGETGAGALREHVAEEEQKLNNMSQQLAETEARARRSEEEALQWRKRAEALSESDKQVAARIDIRTARLEELSRQLFGQVEKLERMLEQLGFTVIRQDGEIVVQRSSKVNALSATADTLSQSGVVSVKPDPSLLNWMQGEHPEEETERFNAFLESLHQFSVDIFGDAVVKRVKDIEVLARKWQKEARGYRDKYHRMQSEAHDKIAYRSFKEGDLALFLPTRNQAIRSWAAFNVGAPHYFLREQDVHKLQARDWLLARITKIEERVVDLSKSMNGGNPDRRSIGEASDGASIDDENPFELSDGLRWYLLDATEEKPGAPATPGLGKSTVAPAHVDAKGSIRLKRTPAGGNVTKTLTRSLDSRRNSSASASIKRGTPPSRANDSTTDLVRPAQAESESIAAATDSKSQSQSQSQERERRQEAQGTAVIFDEVRRDQLQGP; encoded by the exons ATGTCTCTGCACATCTATATCGCTCACACCGGTGAGCATTTACTAGCCGACTCGGTGTCGTTCTCTAC TACAGAGGCACTGCGGTCATGGATTACGCAAAGAACGTCTATTCCGTCACAAAGACAGATTTTGATGACGGCTCGTGGGAAGAATGTCAAGATTCAGACCCTTGCCACAGAA AACGAGATATTCTTATACGATCGACGATACGTTAGCGAACAAGACAACGCAGATCTGCCCAAGCTCCCTTCTCCCCAACCTCTCGTGCTCGACAAGCCTCCGGATACGCTTTCGGATCGGAACGACCTACAAGCATGGCGGAACCTATACGCGGCTCGGAAGACATGGGCCGCCGAGCTAACGGAGCGGTGCGAGATGGCGGATACGAGTATCCGCGAGCTGAATGAGCGCACCGGAATCGTCAATCGGGCTGCAAGCGTCGCTCTCGAGAACCTTAAGACGCACGTGGCTGCCTTGGAGAACCGATTTCAAGAAGCCCAGGCTTGGGCGAAAGAACTGTCCAGGGAACAGAAATCGGCGCTTGAAGAATGGAAACGTGCCCTTGCTAACCTCGAAAACATTCCTGCGCGCAAGGAGTTCTCTTTTCTTGGCCGCCCGTCGACACCCAAGAAGGATGCTGACAGGGCGACGGGGACATTACTCGACTATGTGGACGCAGTGGAGGTACAGAAGGCTGGGCCGGAAGCTTCTGCAGCGTCCTCGCGCTTTGCCCAGCAGATTCAGGACATTGAAAGAGCAGTCGGGGAGATCACTGCCGGCACCCAGAGACTGCTCGATGATGTTCCCAATTCGAGGACGGACACCGCTGACGGTCTATTACAAGAGATTGAACCTTTATCCAGGAAGATCCAATCCGATTACGAGCATGTCCTCGGGTTATCCAACAACTCCAAAACACTGGCCAACATATCTAGACTTGCTCTCAACCATACCCAGGATATATTGCCATCGATGCTGGAAATTGCCATGGAAATCAGAGAAAGCCTGGCGGCAGCTGTTAGGCAGTATGACGCTGCAACAAAATCCGCGCTTGGCCGCACGAAACTTATATCCGCTATACAATCGCGCCTAGCTGACGTACAAGCACATATCGCCAACCTTACTTTCCAGAGCGACGCCTTCGATCTGCTGTACTCCGTCTTCCACATGCCCTTGGTATATGGATCTGTTTTGATTGAGTCCGTAAGGCGGCACGAGTTTaatgagaagatgaagagtgATTCGTTGACCCTGGCAGAGGAACTGTCAATCTTTCAAGACGAGGAACAGCGTCGAAGAAAGAAGTGGGTAAAGAATATGGAAGATTTCCTTTCTGTTACAGACACCACCACTCCGGGAATCGAGGTCAACCTACGAGGACATGAGTTTGATTGGCCAATCGTGACCAGAAAGGACATTGAAACATACATTGAAGACCTGAGATCGAATCCTGGTACAGCCAACGCTGCGCAGGAGTTGGCCCAAGCTTTTAAAGAGCTCGATGCTCCTACGCGCGTGCAACGGCGCAGAGCAAAAGCATTTAAACAAGGCAGTATTTTTGATCTAAGCCGCAGCTCGCTCTTACTCCATAGCGACGAAATAGTTCGAAGCTTGAGagatgagaagctcaagctaGAGGAGAAATTACGAGGCTCAGAAAGCAGGATTCGCAAGTTAGAGgaccttcttcatcggcacAGCCATTTAGGCCGACCTTCAAGTGGCAATTTCTCTATTGACTTCCCTGcatctccagcatctccgcaTCCGGATCCCATGTCGAGAAGATCTTCGGTATCATCACGGCGATTGTCTTCGAATCAGACATCGGAGGAAAAGAATCTGGTGAATCGGATCGTTCATCTCGAAGCTGATCTCGCTATTGAACGGGAAACTGTGCAACGGCTGCAGAGAGAAGCAGATGCCGAACGGCAATCCAATACCAACAAGatgcaagaagctcaatcTACGAAGAACGACCTTATTGGGAACCTCGAAGCCCGACAACGAGAATTTAGTGATGAGCGGCGGTACTTAGAAGGCGAGGTTAAGCGATTCAAGATTCGCGTTGAGGAGCTCGAAGAGGAGTTGGATCGGCTTACTGACAGCCGCGATCACGAGAAGCAGGATGCAGATGAGCGTATGCAccagctggagctggaattACAGGACGCACATGCGCGTGCAGATGCAGAAATGCGAAAAGCGAACAACTTACTAGAACAGATGCAGTCTCATAGGGAGGCGGCAGATCGCTCCAAACTTCGAATGGATGAACTTGAGAAACAAGCCACAGAACGAACCCAGAAGGACCAGGAAGTGCGCCATGCCCTGCAGGCTGCTTTCATGAACCTTTCTCCTGGCGGGTCCGTACCCGACGAAATCGTGGACATCATCAAGGCAATCGATGTCCTTTCTGAAGGCTTGACCATACACGCTAAAACTGCCGAAGATAACGCTATGAAAGCCGCGGCAGAGAACAAAACCCTTATAGAGCAgcttgagaagatggagTCGAATTATGAGAATGCAAAGAGTGCTTCAGAGCAGTATCAGACTCAACTGACTCAAGCTCGCGAAGAGGTTGAACAAGAACAGTCGAAGGTAAAAGCTATTGAATCTGAGCTGAACGATGAACGAGCTAGTTTACTAGAGCTGGAGTCTAAACTCGCTGCAGGCGAgacaggcgcaggcgccCTACGAGAACATgttgcagaggaagaacagaagctAAATAACATGTCCCAGCAACTCGCCGAAACCGAGGCTCGGGCTCGACgatcagaagaagaagccttGCAGTGGAGAAAGCGGGCTGAGGCTTTGTCTGAGTCTGATAAACAGGTTGCAGCCAGGATTGATATTCGCACGGCAAGACTTGAGGAACTCTCGAGACAGCTGTTTGGACAAgtggaaaagctggagcGCATGTTGGAGCAGCTAGGCTTTACTGTCATTCGCCAAGATGGAGAGATAGTAGTTCAACGATCCTCCAAAGTCAATGCCCTCTCTGCTACTGCAGACACTTTGAGTCAATCTGGTGTGGTTTCTGTGAAGCCGGATCCCAGCCTTCTTAATTGGATGCAAGGCGAACACCCTGAAGAAGAGACGGAGAGATTCAACGCCTTCCTGGAGTCATTGCACCAGTTTAGCGTGGACATCTTCGGCGACGCGGTAGTGAAGCGCGTAAAAGACATCGAGGTTCTCGCTCGAAAATGGCAGAAGGAAGCCCGAGGCTACCGAGACAAATACCACCGTATGCAAAGCGAAGCGCACGACAAGATCGCTTACAGGTCATTCAAAGAAGGCGATCTCGCGCTCTTCCTGCCAACCCGGAACCAAGCCATCCGCTCATGGGCCGCTTTCAATGTCGGTGCACCGCACTACTTCCTTCGCGAACAGGACGTCCACAAACTCCAAGCCAGAGACTGGCTCCTTGCACGAATCACCAAGATCGAAGAGAGAGTTGTCGATCTGTCTAAGTCCATGAACGGTGGCAACCCAGACCGTCGCTCGATCGGCGAAGCAAGCGATGGCGCCTCAATCGATGATGAAAACCCCTTCGAACTTTCTGATGGACTCCGATGGTACCTCCTAGACGCCACGGAGGAGAAACCTGGCGCGCCAGCAACCCCGGGTTTAGGGAAGAGCACCGTTGCCCCTGCGCACGTCGACGCCAAAGGCAGTATCCGTCTCAAACGTACACCTGCCGGAGGCAATGTCACAAAGACACTCACCAGGAGCCTCGACAGCCGTCGGAACagctccgcctccgcctctaTCAAAAGAGGAACACCGCCATCCCGAGCAAACGACTCAACAACAGACCTCGTCCGTCCAGCACAAGCTGAAAGCGAAAGCATCGCTGCTGCTACAGACTCCAagtcccagtcccagtcccAATCACAAGAGCGGGAACGAAGGCAGGAGGCACAAGGGACAGCTGTCATCTTCGATGAGGTTCGCCGCGACCAACTTCAGGGCCCTTGA
- a CDS encoding CCDC174 family protein (transcript_id=CADANIAT00010206), with amino-acid sequence MSNPSLYGHKPSKQQSASTAPSSSTLAFTTTLSSLIASGSNERSHGHGRPRPSKTVKSDLFSRPNKGAQKRAAADLRDDDDTAVRQIHQSSKDIGSVDEATLHRSKRRMEEKARQYEDLKKGLHLAAGSDSEDEVTTGQGDAYFSRLRRKEKEGLVDFDRKWADEQDKSSGAESGSGEEDDDNASIISYEDELGRTRRGTRKEAAQAAELRAAATGDAQNTERWRPSRPENLIYGETVQSEAFRPTDMAAEQMAYLAKRRDRSPTPEQVHYDADAEVRNRGTAFYAFSKDEEVRKKQMEELLNARVETVKEREARRERRLERERLKDERRKEIEKLRAKRRAEMFLSGLTDVDIGVSG; translated from the coding sequence ATGTCAAATCCCTCACTCTACGGTCATAAACCTTCAAAACAACAATCCGCCTCAACagcaccctcctcctcaaccctTGCTTTCACAACAACGCTCTCTTCCCTTATCGCCTCGGGCTCAAACGAACGCAGTCACGGGCATGGGCGGCCCCGACCCTCCAAAACTGTTAAATCAGACCTCTTTTCGCGGCCCAACAAAGGCGCTCAGAAGCGCGCCGCGGCTGATCTCcgcgatgacgatgacacAGCTGTTCGGCAGATCCATCAGTCCTCGAAGGACATTGGGTCCGTCGATGAGGCGACACTACACCGCTCAAAAAGaaggatggaggagaaggcgaggcaATACGAGGATTTGAAGAAAGGCCTTCATCTTGCAGCGGGAAGTGATAGCGAGGACGAAGTGACaacaggacaaggagatgCGTATTTTTCGCGGTtgcgaagaaaggaaaaggagggaTTGGTTGATTTTGATCGGAAATGGGCTGATGAGCAGGATAAGAGTTCTGGCGCGGAATCTGGttcaggcgaagaagatgacgataACGCGTCCATCATCTCCTATGAAGACGAGCTCGGCCGCACTCGCCGCGGAACAAGGAAGGAGGCGGCGCAAGCGGCTGAACTGAGAGCAGCTGCCACTGGGGATGCGCAAAATACTGAACGCTGGCGCCCTTCTAGACCAGAGAACCTCATTTACGGTGAGACGGTGCAGAGCGAGGCTTTTCGGCCGACAGACATGGCAGCTGAGCAGATGGCGTACCTTGCAAAGCGGCGTGATCGGTCGCCAACACCGGAGCAAGTACATTACGATGCTGATGCGGAAGTTCGGAATCGGGGAACGGCGTTCTATGCCTTCTCAAAAGATGAGGAAGTGCGCAAGAAGCAAATGGAGGAGTTATTAAATGCAAGGGTCGAGACGGtaaaggaaagggaagcgAGGAGGGAACGGCGTCTTGAGCGGGAGAGGTTAAAAGAtgagaggaggaaggagattgagaagctgaggGCGAAAAGGCGCGCGGAGATGTTTCTTTCTGGGCTTACGGATGTTGATATCGGAGTTTCGGGGTAG
- a CDS encoding uncharacterized protein (transcript_id=CADANIAT00010205) — translation MVLSDVAGVAEEVAAGFRRFRDFLPEHSTEITGLIADLFTISTFLKTLEELSRHHHHGAIFNVARSDVDLVSDSLQYTLDDIVEFFGDLDGRRGLTSRSAYKRAWAGMSQFFMDESGETLSRRLTNYKGFLRELEDLIKEAGPDYLFMSRLREQFQELLVKQDGHLARRLGALSVSSSSSSSNSTAPNSPMGDRKPRTRRSYERARPVHLSPVPTSPSSGSFLDIPLPRAPAVPSSPVTSSAASHSLGSNIANEHWAAQVFFQPRTETRLPARGDRCICYGDPQPDLFEWLDAEDFTKLLELSFGGNFRVLFYVRDDDHRARIVCGQSGDYYCLPLNLLEINRRGPSCLNLCRRRRSGSELVVWANLKFSTIEMMVLFFCTFLALRSQDSGRPVSQIRDYELFHEQELFASDTVTGAVRLQASVHKGEMKRCATRAFPEILRANNDRSPVWTTFITDLVRTPRWLRIVERDPKFIILRELSQTIFTFPDYTPPKTHKGGHLLKFMNREDAEGFIHIMAELADGRI, via the exons ATGGTGCTGAGCGATGTTGCCGGTGTCGCAGAAGAAGTCGCCGCTGGCTTCCGTCGCTTTCGTGACTTTCTCCCAGAACATAGTACCGAAATAACCGGCCTGATTGCCGACCTGTTCACGATCAGTACATTCCTGAAAACGCTAGAGGAGCTGTCAcggcaccaccaccacggAGCTATTTTCAATGTCGCACGTTCAGATGTGGACCTCGTTAGTGACAGTTTGCAATATACTCTTGATGATATTGTTGAATTCTTCGGCGACTTAGACGGCCGTAGAGGCTTGACTAGTCGAAGTGCATATAAGCGAGCTTGGGCAGGCATGTCCCAGTTTTTCATGGACGAGTCGGGCGAGACTCTATCCCGTCGATTAACCAATTACAAAGGGTTCTTGAGAGAATTGGAGGACTTGATCAAGGA AGCTGGACCCGACTACTTGTTCATGTCTCGCCTGCGCGAACAGTTTCAAGAACTGTTAGTAAAACAGGATGGCCATCTCGCTCGGCGTCTCGGCGCATTGTCCGTgagctcctcgtcctcaagcagcaacagcaccgcCCCAAACAGCCCAATGGGTGATCGTAAACCTCGCACTCGCAGGTCTTATGAACGAGCCCGGCCGGTGCATCTCTCACCAGTACCTACTTCACCTTCCTCAGGGTCTTTTCTCGACATCCCACTTCCCCGAGCTCCCGCCGTCCCAAGCTCGCCTGTGACTAGCTCCGCGGCCAGTCATTCATTGGGTTCTAATATAGCGAACGAACACTGGGCAGCGCAGGTGTTCTTTCAACCGCGTACGGAGACGCGGCTTCCAGCAAGGGGCGATAG GTGCATTTGCTATGGGGATCCACAGCCCGACTTGTTTGAAtggcttgatgctgaggaCTTCACAAAACTCCTTGAATT GTCTTTCGGCGGCAACTTTCGCGTGCTTTTCTATGTTCGGGATGACGACCACCGTGCTCGCATTGTATGCGGCCAGTCTGGAGATTATTATTGCCTTCCATTGAACTTGCTGGAGATCAACAGGCGCGGCCCGTCATGCCTGAACCTATGCCGACGCCGCAGGAGCGGCTCCGAATTGGTGGTTTGGGCGAACCTCAAATTCAGCACAATTGAAA TGATGgtgcttttcttctgcacATTCCTGGCGCTTCGCTCTCAGGATTCAGGCCGGCCTGTGTCGCAGATTCGTGACTATGAGCTTTTCCACGAACAGGAGCTCTTTGCATC GGACACTGTCACCGGTGCAGTAAGGCTCCAAGCCTCAGTCCACAAAGGCGAAATGAAGAGGTGTGCTACGCGCGCGTTCCCTGAAATATTAAGAGCTAACAATGACAGATCCCCTGTCTGGACGACGTTCATAACGGACCTCGTCCGAACCCCCCGGTGGCTCCGTATAGTTGAGCGCGACCCAAAATTCATCATACTCCGAGAACTCTCCCAGACCATTTTTACATTTCCTGACTACACTCCCCCGAAAACGCATAAGGGCGGGCACCTGCTGAAATTCATGAATCGTGAGG ACGCTGAAGGATTTATACATATCATGGCGGAACTCGCCGATGGGAGGATATGA
- a CDS encoding homoserine dehydrogenase (transcript_id=CADANIAT00010207), whose translation MSAPIYLGVIGVGGVGTAFLNQLARLPNAPKLILLARSSQTLLSPTPSYSPTIPAAEWKTAVETPSLTKSGALTPDEIATYLASAPGRSILVDNTSDPALASNYPVFLRKGISVVTPNKKGFSSDLSLWKEIFAAAAEGKALVYHESTVGAGLPVISTLKDLVNTGDEVTRIEGVFSGTLSFLFNTFAPASGSSSAKWSEVVSQAKELGYTEPDPRDDLNGMDVARKLTILARIAGLDVQSPDSFPIESLIPAELTSLPSSADGIAQFMARLPEFDSQMAAIKEGAEKAGKVVRYVGSVDVAKKEVRVGLQQFDKDSAIAGLKGSDNIISFYTRRYGSNPLIVQGAGAGGDVTAMGVTADLLKVIERL comes from the exons ATGTCTGCCCCCATTTACCTCGGTGTCATCG GTGTCGGCGGCGTAGGAACCGCTTTTCTCAACCAACTGGCACGCCTCCCAAACGCCCCAAAActgatcctcctcgcccgttCCAGCCAAACCCTCCTCTCGCCTACCCCCTCTTACTCCCCCACCATCCCCGCCGCGGAATGGAAGACCGCCGTCGAAACTCCCTCTCTTACCAAATCCGGCGCATTGACCCCAGATGAGATTGCCACGTACCTTGCCTCTGCCCCCGGTCGCTCTATTCTTGTCGACAACACCAGCGATCCCGCCCTGGCATCCAACTATCCGGTATTTCTGCGCAAGGGTATCAGTGTCGTCACGCCAAACAAGAAGGGATTCTCCTCGGACTTGAGCTTGTGGAAAGAGATCttcgctgcggctgctgaaGGGAAGGCGCTTGTTTACCATGAGAGTACAGTTGGTGCCGGTCTGCCGGTTATTTCGACGTTGAAGGATCTCGTCAACACCGGTGACGAAGTCACGCGCATTGAGGGAGTTTTCTCAGGAACGCTCTCGTTCTTGTTCAACACTTTCGCGCCGGCGTCCGGATCTTCGAGCGCGAAGTGGAGTGAAGTCGTTAGCCAGGCGAAGGAATTAGGATACACAGAGCCTGATCCTCGCGATGACTTGAACGGCATGGACGTCGCCCGCAAACTGACTATTCTTGCACGTATTGCTGGGCTGGATGTGCAGTCTCCGGACTCGTTCCCCATTGAGTCGCTGATTCCCGCCGAACTGACGAGCCTGCCGTCGTCTGCGGACGGAATTGCTCAGTTCATGGCGCGTCTTCCCGAGTTCGATAGCCAAATGGCTGCTATCAAAGAGggtgctgagaaggccggcAAGGTCGTGCGATACGTTGGTAGCGTTGATGTTGCTAAGAAGGAGGTCCGTGTTGGACTGCAGCAGTTTGACAAGGACAGCGCCATTGCCGGACTCAAGGGCAGCGACAACATTATCTCCTTCTACACTCGTAGGTACGGCAGCAACCCACTCATTGTGCAGGGTGCTGGTGCCGGAGGTGATGTTACAGCTATGGGCGTTACGGCTGATCTGCTGAAGGTTATTGAGCGTCTGTAA
- a CDS encoding uncharacterized protein (transcript_id=CADANIAT00010201) yields the protein MARSARRSTKGKAPATSTPSSGSSTPSSQSGPIPPFTLAPECLTPFLKLLSPKEVYLLHIDSSALDLKKQAFIIPAVTNALIVALIAYRVYVGRTMYPELLATVLGLTDSANLDTSSLSFTELATLILRRALPVLFDYFLVVTFLPWPLQFCKGPFQWRRRVGFRNAEIIVRRSQSALSATLERNRWIGEDEEMRDKIVAAVTPDRLAKTGYLLIDADWDLDYEAMIKAHELTSSTNNPNQVPMDEFRTAVLVNTDNDGWIIWHVGDENTEEGRTRSKQRDQILAFKDKLTEMGHEELFFRWVELIQYESTQPGGFTPERQARAMLQAKQLFEDAGVDFTRFWQEVGGMEGFGDADGEESEDQLD from the coding sequence aTGGCCAGATCCGCAAGACGATCAACCAAGGGCAAAGCTCCCGCTACATCTACACCCTCCTCTGGAAGTTCAACTCCCAGTTCCCAATCGGGGCCTATTCCGCCGTTCACTCTGGCTCCAGAATGCTTGACGCCattcctcaaactcctctCTCCAAAGGAGGTTTACCTCCTCCACATCGACTCTTCGGCCCTCGACCTTAAGAAGCAGGCGTTCATCATCCCAGCCGTGACCAACGCCCTGATTGTAGCCCTCATTGCCTACCGTGTTTACGTCGGTCGAACTATGTATCCCGAACTTCTCGCGACCGTTCTTGGCCTTACCGATTCCGCAAATCTCGACACCTCCTCACTCTCCTTCACCGAGCTAGCCACGCTTATTCTCCGCCGCGCTCTCCCAGTCCTATTCGACTACTTCCTCGTCGTGACGTTCCTCCCGTGGCCACTCCAATTCTGCAAAGGCCCTTTCCAATGGCGGCGCCGCGTTGGCTTCCGCAACGCAGAAATCATCGTCCGCCGCAGCCAGTCTGCGCTCAGCGCAACCCTGGAGCGGAACCGCTGGAtcggcgaagacgaagaaatgcGCGACAAGATTGTCGCAGCCGTGACGCCTGACCGCCTCGCTAAGACAGGCTACCTTCTCATCGACGCAGACTGGGACCTCGACTATGAGGCCATGATCAAAGCTCACGAGCTTACCAGCAGCACCAACAACCCTAACCAAGTACCCATGGACGAATTCCGAACAGCTGTCCTCGTTAACACAGACAATGATGGGTGGATAATCTGGCACGTTGGTGACGAAAACACAGAAGAAGGTCGCACGCGCTCAAAACAGCGTGACCAGATCCTTGCCTTCAAGGATAAACTAACAGAAATGGGTCACGAGgagctcttcttccggtGGGTCGAGCTGATTCAGTATGAGAGTACGCAGCCGGGCGGATTCACCCCGGAAAGACAGGCAAGAGCAATGCTGCAGGCTAAGCAGCTGTTTGAAGATGCTGGGGTGGATTTTACGCGGTTTTGGCAGGAGGTTGGAGGGATGGAGGGCTTTGGGGACGCGGATGGGGAGGAGTCTGAGGATCAATTGGATTAA
- a CDS encoding protein katA (transcript_id=CADANIAT00010203), protein MTSSKGRSLPQLSSGEITLLDLAADDPRDTLSFSDKEALIIQLYHQTQELELEKALLEQELEVISTNNVEELAAAERELLDARATYTVRKKAVSTVLITDPILKAVHLKGTSPAERSLFRLVNRRDVLSLALENFTEAQASTLKKLSSLEVENLQLHRQNQELVRELLELTEDDESWREQLDDPELKQQLEQLEAEHKQSKAKWETMKSVASAIIVGSGVDWAEDEDLTALVLDDLND, encoded by the exons ATGACATCTTCCAAAGGGCGGAGCCTCCCTCAACTGAGCTCGGGCGAGATCACACTGCTGGACTTGGCAGCTGATGATCCCCGAGACACACTCTCTTTCTCAGACAAAGAAGCATTAATCATCCAGTTGTATCATCAAACCCAGGAGCTAGAGCTGGAAAAGGCGCTTCTGGAACAAG AACTAGAAGTTATCTCCACAAATAATGTCGAGGAGCTTGCCGCTGCAGAACGCGAGCTCCTCGACGCGAGAGCTACGTATACCGTGAGGAAAAAAGCGGTCAGCACCGTGCTCATTACAGACCCTATCCTCAAGGCTGTTCACCTGAAAGGAACATCCCCTGCTGAGCG AAGCCTTTTCCGTCTGGTCAACCGCCGCGATGTTCTGTCCTTGGCGCTGGAAAACTTCACTGAGGCGCAAGCTTCGACCTTGAAGAAGCTCTCCAGTCTCGAGGTAGAGAATTTGCAGCTCCACCGACAAAATCAAGAGTTGGTCCGGGAGCTTCTCGAGCTTACCGAGGACGACGAGTCCTGGCGGGAGCAGCTCGACGACCCTGAGCTGAAACAACAACTTGAGCAACTAGAAGCAGAGCATAAACAGAGCAAAGCTAAATGGGAAACCATGAAAAGCGTTGCAAGCGCCATTATTGTGGGCAGCGGAGTGGATTGggcggaagatgaggatctcACGGCTTTAGTACTCGACGATTTGAATGATTAA